In the genome of Rhodamnia argentea isolate NSW1041297 chromosome 3, ASM2092103v1, whole genome shotgun sequence, one region contains:
- the LOC115727123 gene encoding berberine bridge enzyme-like 13 — MRAEQKPTPKMAFHSSLLLSQILLLFLVSSSSWTSATHPIQQTFFRCLSTNSRNSVPLSSYYTPGNVSSFTSVLNSTANNLRYLLPTVPKPVIIFTPLSEAHVQAAVICSRWLGLALRVRSGGHDYEAVSYVSQIECPFVVIDLAHLRAINVDIPRGTVWAQAGATTGEVYYRIAEKSKVHGFPMGLCTSLGIGGHITGGAYGSMMRKFGLGADNVVDVRMVDAKGRILNRKAMGEDLFWALRGGGGGNFGIILAWKLKLVDVPETVTVFTVTKTLEQGATNILYKWQKIAPELDDRLFIRVIIQASSTDLTANRTVTTSYNALFLGDPDTLLGITGKGFPELGLTRSDCVETSWIGSVLYIAGYPNTTAPEVLLQGKALFRNYFKAKSDFVRTPIPETGLMGLWKIYFEEEVPFMIWNPYGGAMARVPEWATPFPHRCGTLFKIQYVTAWQDGTKNAARHMSWIRKLYDYMAPYVSKNPREAYVNYRDLDLGMNKKGFNSLREASSWGLRYYKSNFHRLVQVKTKVDPDNFFRHEQSIPTHLRMKKGN; from the coding sequence ATGAGAGCAGAGCAAAAACCGACCCCAAAAATGGCGTTTCATAGCTCTCTGCTACTCTCACAGATTCTCTTGCTTTTCTTGGTCTCATCGTCTTCGTGGACATCTGCGACTCATCCGATTCAGCAGACCTTCTTTCGTTGCCTTTCGACCAATTCCAGGAACTCTGTTCCTCTTTCCTCGTACTACACCCCGGGTAATGTCTCTTCCTTCACGTCCGTCCTCAACTCCACGGCGAACAACCTCCGGTACTTGCTCCCAACGGTGCCAAAGCCCGTGATCATCTTCACCCCGCTGTCCGAGGCCCATGTCCAAGCCGCTGTCATCTGCTCGAGGTGGCTTGGGCTCGCCCTCCGTGTCCGGAGCGGAGGCCACGACTACGAGGCGGTCTCCTACGTGTCCCAGATCGAGTGCCCCTTTGTGGTGATCGACCTGGCCCACCTCCGCGCCATCAACGTGGACATCCCCCGGGGGACGGTGTGGGCCCAAGCAGGGGCCACGACCGGGGAGGTCTATTACCGGATCGCTGAGAAGAGCAAGGTCCACGGGTTCCCAATGGGCCTGTGCACGAGCCTGGGCATCGGGGGCCACATCACTGGCGGGGCCTACGGGTCAATGATGAGGAAGTTTGGGCTTGGCGCCGACAACGTGGTCGACGTCCGGATGGTCGACGCCAAGGGGAGGATTCTCAATCGGAAGGCAATGGGGGAGGATCTGTTCTGGGCACTCAGGGGAGGTGGCGGAGGCAATTTCGGCATAATCCTGGCTTGGAAGTTGAAATTGGTCGATGTGCCTGAGACTGTGACTGTGTTTACAGTCACCAAGACCCTCGAACAGGGCGCGACAAACATCCTGTACAAATGGCAAAAGATAGCACCGGAGCTGGACGACAGGCTCTTCATCAGAGTGATCATCCAGGCCTCGAGCACTGACCTGACGGCGAACCGGACGGTGACGACCTCATACAACGCCCTGTTCCTAGGAGACCCGGACACCCTCCTTGGGATCACAGGCAAGGGCTTCCCAGAGCTGGGCCTGACACGGTCCGACTGTGTCGAAACGAGCTGGATCGGGTCCGTCCTGTACATCGCGGGTTACCCGAACACGACCGCCCCGGAGGTCCTCCTCCAGGGGAAGGCCCTGTTCCGGAACTACTTCAAGGCCAAGTCCGACTTCGTGAGGACCCCGATCCCCGAGACGGGCCTTATGGGACTGTGGAAGATATACTTCGAGGAGGAGGTCCCATTCATGATATGGAACCCGTACGGCGGGGCGATGGCCCGGGTACCGGAGTGGGCAACACCGTTTCCACACCGGTGTGGCACGCTGTTCAAGATCCAATATGTGACGGCCTGGCAGGACGGGACCAAGAACGCGGCCAGGCACATGAGCTGGATCAGGAAGCTGTATGACTACATGGCTCCTTACGTGTCCAAGAATCCTAGAGAGGCCTACGTGAATTACAGGGACCTTGATTTGGGCATGAACAAGAAAGGTTTCAACAGCTTGAGGGAGGCGAGCTCTTGGGGGCTGAGGTATTACAAGAGCAATTTCCACAGGTTGGTTCAGGTCAAGACCAAGGTTGACCCCGATAACTTCTTTAGGCACGAGCAGAGCATTCCTACTCATCTTCGTATGAAGAAAGGGAATTAG